CATGTATCTGCCCGTACACTGGCTGCTCACGCTTTATCTATCTTCGGCGACCACGGCGACGTTATGGCCTGCCGCCAGACTGGTTTCGCAATGCTGGCGACCGGTTCTGTACAGGAAGTCATGGATTTAGGCGGCGTTGCGCATTTAGCTGCCATCAAATCAAGAATTCCGTTCTTACACTTCTTCGACGGCTTCAGAACCTCTCATGAAGTTCAGAAGGTTGAAGTCATGGATTATGAAGCTTACAAGAAAATGGTTGACTGGGATGCAATTCAGGCATTCAGAGACCACGCTTTAAATCCGGAACACCCTGTAACAAGAGGTACCGCCCAGAATGGCGATGTCTTCTTCCAGGCACGTGAAGCCTGCAACAAATTCTACGACGCTGTTCCAGACATCGTTGCAGAATACATGGACAAAGTCTCCGCAGAAACCGGCAGAGAATACCATCCGTTCAACTACTACGGCGATCCGGATGCTGAAAACATCATTGTTGCTATGGGTTCAGTTACAGACTGTATCGAAGAAACCATTGACTACATGGCTGCACAGGGCGAAAAGGTTGGTGTGCTGAAGGTACACTTGTTCAGACCTTTCTCTGAAAAATACTTCTTTGAAGCATTACCGAAAAATGTTAAACGTATCTGTGTCTTAGACAGAACAAAAGAACCTGGCGCTCTCGGCGATCCTTTATACCAGGATGTCTGCACCATTTTCTACGGCAAGGAAAACGCGCCTCTGATCATTGCGGGCCGTTACGGCTTAAGCTCCAAGGATACCACTCCTGGCCAGATCAAGGCTGTTTATGACAACCTGAAATTAGATACACCGAAAGATAAATTCACCATCGGTATCGTCGATGATGTTACCTTCACTAACCTGGAAGTAACAGACAACATCCATACTGTTCCAGAAGGAACCAAGGGCTGTAAATTCTGGGGTCTGGGTTCTGACGGTACTGTCGGCGCCAACAAAAACTCCATCAAAATCATCGGTGACCACACCGACTTATACGCTCAGGGCTACTTTGACTATGACTCCAAGAAATCCGGCGGTATCACCGTTTCTCACTTAAGATTCGGTAAACAGCCGATCAAGTCACCATACCTGATCGTTAACTCTGACTTTATTTCCTGCTCTACACAGGCTTATGTACACCAGTATGACCTGTTAAACGGCCTGAAAAAAGGCGGCACATTCTTACTGAACACCGTCTGGTCTGTCGATGAACTGGGCGAACGTTTACCAGCGAGCATGAAACGCTACATGGCTGAAAATGATACTGAGTTCTATATCATCAACGCAACCAAGGTTGCAGAAGAAATTGGTCTTGGCCGCAGAACCAATACCATCATGCAGGCAGCTTTCTTCAAACTGGCCGACATCATTCCAATTGATGACGCGGTTAAGTTCATGAAGGAAGGGATCATGAAATCCTACGGTAAGAAGGGTGACAAGATTGTCAACATGAACTACGAAGCTGTTGACGCTGGTATCAACCCGGATATCTTAACCAAGGTAGAAATTCCTGCTGACTGGGCAAACGCACAGGACGAAGCAGTAGAAGCCAAAGACGAACCAAAATTCGTTAAGGAAATCCTGCGTCCGGTTAACCGTTTCGAAGGCAACAGCATTCCAGTTTCCGCTTTCGTCGACAATGAAGACGGGACTTACATGGCTGGTTCTTCCGCTTATGAAAAACGTGGTATCGCTGTAAATGTACCACAGTGGATTCCGGAAAACTGTATCCAGTGTAACCAGTGTTCATTCGTATGCCCACACGCTGCGATCCGCCCGGTATTAATGGACGAAGCTGAAAAAGCGGCTGCTCCGGAAGGCTTTGACAGCATCAAAGCGAACGGTAAACAGTTCGACGGCTTACAGTACAGAATCCAGGTCAGCGTATTAGACTGTACAGGCTGCGGCAACTGTGCTGACGCATGTCCGGCTAAGACAAAAGCACTGGAAATGAAACCTCTTGAAACTCAGGAAAATCAGGTTGCTAACTGGGAATATGCGACAACTGTTCCAGTTAAAGACGACCGTATGAATAAATACACCGTTAAGGGCAGCCAGTTCTGCCAGCCGCTGCTTGAATTCTCCGGCGCTTGTGCTGGTTGTGGTGAAACACCATACATCAAGGCTGTTACCCAGTTATACGGTGACCGCATGATGATCGCCAACGCTACCGGCTGTTCTTCAATCTGGGGCGCTTCAACACCGTCCACACCATACTGCAAGAACGCTAAGGGTCAGGGTCCTGCATGGGCGAACTCCCTGTTCGAAGACAATGCAGAATATGGCTTCGGTATGTTACAGGCAAGCAACAAGATCAGAGAAACCCTTGCGAACTACTTAGCAGCAATTGCGGAAACTGCACCTGAAGCAGTTAAAGCAGCAGCGAACAAGTGGATTGAAAATAAAGAAGACGCAGAAGGCTCTAAAGAAGCATCTGCCGAATTAAAAGCCGCTCTGGAAGGCTACTCTGTAGACGACCAGGTACTGGCAGATAAACTGAAATTCGTTAAGGACAACGCAGATCACTATGTCAAGAAATCCGTATGGGTATTCGGTGGTGACGGCTGGGCTTACGATATCGGATACGGCGGTTTAGACCATGTATTAGCCTCCAAGGAAGACATCAATGTATTCGTTCTGGATACAGAAGTTTACTCCAACACTGGCGGCCAGGCTTCTAAATCTACTCCGACCGGTGCCGTTGCACAGTTCGCAGCATCCGGCGAAAGAATCAAGAAAAAAGACCTTGGTATGATGGCAGCTACCTACGGCTACGTTTATGTTGCCCAGGTTGCCATGGGTGC
The DNA window shown above is from Eubacterium limosum and carries:
- the nifJ gene encoding pyruvate:ferredoxin (flavodoxin) oxidoreductase: MSKTMMTMDGNQAAAHVAYAFTEVAGIFPITPSSPMAEHVDAWSAQGRKNIFGETVKVSEMQSEGGAAGTVHGSLAAGALTTTFTASQGLLLMIPNMYKIAGELLPGVFHVSARTLAAHALSIFGDHGDVMACRQTGFAMLATGSVQEVMDLGGVAHLAAIKSRIPFLHFFDGFRTSHEVQKVEVMDYEAYKKMVDWDAIQAFRDHALNPEHPVTRGTAQNGDVFFQAREACNKFYDAVPDIVAEYMDKVSAETGREYHPFNYYGDPDAENIIVAMGSVTDCIEETIDYMAAQGEKVGVLKVHLFRPFSEKYFFEALPKNVKRICVLDRTKEPGALGDPLYQDVCTIFYGKENAPLIIAGRYGLSSKDTTPGQIKAVYDNLKLDTPKDKFTIGIVDDVTFTNLEVTDNIHTVPEGTKGCKFWGLGSDGTVGANKNSIKIIGDHTDLYAQGYFDYDSKKSGGITVSHLRFGKQPIKSPYLIVNSDFISCSTQAYVHQYDLLNGLKKGGTFLLNTVWSVDELGERLPASMKRYMAENDTEFYIINATKVAEEIGLGRRTNTIMQAAFFKLADIIPIDDAVKFMKEGIMKSYGKKGDKIVNMNYEAVDAGINPDILTKVEIPADWANAQDEAVEAKDEPKFVKEILRPVNRFEGNSIPVSAFVDNEDGTYMAGSSAYEKRGIAVNVPQWIPENCIQCNQCSFVCPHAAIRPVLMDEAEKAAAPEGFDSIKANGKQFDGLQYRIQVSVLDCTGCGNCADACPAKTKALEMKPLETQENQVANWEYATTVPVKDDRMNKYTVKGSQFCQPLLEFSGACAGCGETPYIKAVTQLYGDRMMIANATGCSSIWGASTPSTPYCKNAKGQGPAWANSLFEDNAEYGFGMLQASNKIRETLANYLAAIAETAPEAVKAAANKWIENKEDAEGSKEASAELKAALEGYSVDDQVLADKLKFVKDNADHYVKKSVWVFGGDGWAYDIGYGGLDHVLASKEDINVFVLDTEVYSNTGGQASKSTPTGAVAQFAASGERIKKKDLGMMAATYGYVYVAQVAMGADKNQYMKVLQEAEAYPGPSLIIAYAPCINHGIKGGMGRTQSHEADAVACGYWHLYRYNPMLKAEGKNPFTLDSKEPDFSKFQDFINSEVRYTSLRLSFPEVADQLYEKAQEEAEERYAGYKRMAAQEF